Proteins from a single region of Leuconostoc gasicomitatum LMG 18811:
- a CDS encoding helix-turn-helix domain-containing protein, which translates to MSKYSYEFKLMVVKEWLSGQNSLIELVKKYAINNDHAIREWRDEYLVTGSIGFKNQKTYSADFKMTVLNYLETHSQSEAARYFAVFPSTTIANWLRTYRKFGYNGLKPKPKGRQPTMGRKRIHPLTPEQQELADLKQENYQLKMKVAILEKLKALVDQRTEKNKRQ; encoded by the coding sequence ATGTCAAAATATTCATATGAATTTAAATTAATGGTCGTTAAGGAATGGTTATCTGGTCAAAATAGTTTGATTGAATTAGTCAAAAAATATGCCATCAATAATGATCACGCGATTCGCGAATGGCGTGATGAGTATCTCGTGACTGGTTCCATTGGTTTTAAAAACCAGAAAACCTATTCAGCAGATTTTAAAATGACCGTGTTGAACTATCTTGAAACACACTCACAATCAGAGGCGGCACGCTATTTTGCGGTCTTCCCTAGTACAACAATCGCTAATTGGTTGAGAACGTATCGAAAATTCGGGTACAATGGGTTAAAACCTAAACCGAAAGGCCGGCAACCAACAATGGGACGCAAACGCATTCATCCACTCACACCCGAACAACAAGAACTCGCTGACTTAAAGCAAGAGAATTATCAACTCAAGATGAAAGTGGCGATATTAGAAAAATTAAAAGCCTTAGTGGATCAACGAACCGAGAAAAACAAACGGCAGTAA
- a CDS encoding IS3 family transposase, translating to MRKIKSLSGSTNREKQTAVTSLRRTKYFKVDDLLALIGLKRSTYYYLEAHPLNTASDNKIADVIRQIKSPQFQTEYGYRRVTTLLHDQGYLVNHKRVLRIMRQNALLSTTYNTRKRRYNSYRGTVGRIAERVIKRDFQADAPYQKIVTDVTEMQLNDHNKAYLTAFVDLYAGEVLSYHLAKTPTMTLVMRPLKALSKHRGAIIHSDQGFHYQTPMFINTLKDFGMTQSMSRKSTPVDNAPIESFFHILKANIVHHKQYESFHDFKVVVDDFINYYNNHRIKQKLNGLSPVQYRQLTTESVS from the coding sequence ATTAGAAAAATTAAAAGCCTTAGTGGATCAACGAACCGAGAAAAACAAACGGCAGTAACGTCACTAAGGCGGACTAAATATTTTAAAGTGGATGATTTATTAGCTCTAATTGGCTTGAAACGCAGTACCTATTATTATCTAGAAGCTCATCCGCTCAATACGGCATCAGACAACAAAATAGCAGACGTAATCCGTCAAATTAAGTCACCTCAATTCCAAACCGAATATGGGTATCGTCGCGTGACAACGTTGTTGCACGACCAAGGTTATTTGGTGAATCACAAGCGCGTGCTCCGCATTATGCGTCAAAACGCACTCCTCAGCACCACGTATAACACGCGTAAGCGTCGCTATAATTCATATCGCGGTACGGTTGGGCGGATTGCCGAACGCGTTATCAAACGCGACTTTCAAGCTGACGCACCTTACCAAAAGATCGTCACAGACGTCACTGAAATGCAATTAAACGATCATAATAAAGCTTATTTGACGGCGTTTGTCGATTTATATGCAGGCGAAGTCCTGTCGTATCATTTAGCCAAAACACCAACCATGACGCTTGTCATGCGACCATTAAAAGCATTGTCAAAGCATCGTGGAGCTATTATTCATAGTGATCAGGGATTCCATTATCAGACACCGATGTTCATTAACACGTTGAAGGATTTTGGCATGACGCAAAGCATGAGCCGTAAATCAACACCAGTCGACAATGCACCGATTGAGAGCTTTTTCCATATTTTGAAAGCCAATATCGTGCATCATAAACAGTACGAATCATTTCATGATTTCAAAGTGGTCGTTGACGACTTTATCAATTATTACAACAATCACCGGATCAAACAAAAACTCAACGGTCTGTCGCCGGTTCAATATCGGCAACTTACCACTGAGTCTGTTAGTTAA
- a CDS encoding phosphate/phosphite/phosphonate ABC transporter substrate-binding protein, with product MSKNTKTLVGIIIVVVIAIAAYFGFTHTGSQASSDKSIKDLKIYFVPSKQPDQIVTMTKPLKGLLTKELKKEGYDVKNVDIKVGTSYEAAGEALSSGTADVGFIPGGTYVMYQDSVKPLLTATRAGLNKNFSDAAKWNNGKATEATTTQSSKYRSLFIAGPSEKGQALAKKINSGEKLTWEDLNSAKWGLSSTTSSAGYIYPSLWLNKNYKKTVADLKNTVTVDSYGSGMARLASGQIDIMPTYADARRDFASAWTTDYKQPKSIWAETNVIGVSQEIYNDTISVSKKSKTMTPELEKALSKAFINLAKTKEGKKVIAIYSHEGYEPAKSSNYDGERAAQKVLKDSQK from the coding sequence ATGAGTAAGAACACGAAAACACTCGTAGGAATTATCATTGTTGTTGTAATTGCAATTGCAGCATACTTTGGATTCACACATACTGGATCACAGGCATCTTCTGATAAATCTATAAAAGATTTAAAAATTTATTTTGTACCCTCAAAGCAACCTGATCAGATCGTTACGATGACAAAACCTTTGAAAGGTCTGTTGACGAAAGAATTGAAAAAAGAAGGTTATGATGTCAAGAATGTTGATATCAAAGTTGGTACTAGTTACGAAGCTGCCGGTGAAGCACTTTCATCAGGTACTGCTGATGTAGGGTTTATTCCAGGCGGTACTTATGTCATGTATCAAGATAGTGTCAAACCTTTGTTAACAGCTACTCGTGCTGGTTTAAACAAGAATTTCTCTGATGCCGCTAAGTGGAATAATGGTAAGGCAACCGAAGCAACTACGACACAATCATCAAAATATCGGTCACTATTCATTGCTGGTCCATCAGAAAAAGGCCAAGCATTGGCTAAAAAAATCAATTCAGGTGAGAAATTGACTTGGGAAGATCTTAACTCGGCTAAGTGGGGATTGTCATCAACTACTTCATCAGCTGGCTATATTTACCCATCATTATGGTTGAATAAAAATTATAAGAAAACAGTTGCAGATTTAAAGAACACAGTAACAGTGGATTCATATGGTTCTGGGATGGCTCGTTTAGCATCAGGACAAATTGATATTATGCCAACATATGCTGATGCGCGCCGTGATTTTGCAAGCGCATGGACAACAGATTATAAGCAACCAAAATCGATTTGGGCAGAAACAAATGTTATTGGTGTATCACAAGAAATTTATAACGATACAATTTCAGTATCAAAAAAATCAAAGACAATGACACCAGAACTTGAAAAAGCACTATCTAAAGCATTCATCAACTTGGCAAAGACCAAAGAAGGCAAGAAAGTTATTGCCATTTATTCACATGAAGGTTACGAACCAGCAAAATCATCTAATTATGATGGAGAACGTGCAGCACAAAAAGTCCTAAAAGACTCACAGAAATAA
- the phnE gene encoding phosphonate ABC transporter, permease protein PhnE: MNKKLETVLSQEPSRRVRYSITGAILLILLVSSSPALGGANMTSKGFEIGWNILTGIFTPDTSLLFGLGDSGVAYLILQTIAIAFLGTLVGAVIAVPLSFISATNIVPRPVVLVTRFIIMAIRTVPSLVYGLMFIRVTGPGPFAGVMTLAIVSIGMISKLFIETIEDLDTGILESLDAFGSTLFQKIRYGILPQLGSDFISILVYRFDMNLREATILGLVGAGGIGAPMIFALSAYHWHQVGAILIGLFLLVFIVEILSDKLRQKILHG, translated from the coding sequence ATGAATAAGAAATTAGAAACTGTTCTCAGTCAAGAACCTAGTCGTCGCGTTCGGTATAGCATTACTGGTGCGATACTTTTGATACTTTTAGTATCTTCTTCGCCTGCATTAGGCGGAGCCAATATGACGTCTAAAGGCTTTGAAATTGGTTGGAACATCTTAACTGGTATTTTCACACCTGATACAAGTTTACTGTTTGGCCTTGGTGATAGTGGTGTTGCATATTTGATATTGCAGACGATAGCTATTGCATTTTTAGGCACGTTAGTTGGTGCAGTTATTGCGGTGCCACTGTCATTTATATCAGCTACAAATATTGTGCCACGACCAGTTGTGTTAGTGACGCGCTTTATTATTATGGCCATCCGTACTGTGCCTTCATTGGTCTATGGTTTGATGTTTATTAGAGTGACAGGCCCTGGGCCTTTTGCTGGTGTCATGACATTGGCAATCGTCTCAATTGGGATGATTTCAAAATTGTTTATTGAAACAATTGAGGACTTGGATACAGGCATTTTAGAATCCCTAGATGCTTTTGGGTCAACACTATTTCAAAAGATAAGATATGGCATTTTACCGCAACTTGGATCAGATTTCATATCAATTCTAGTTTATCGCTTTGATATGAACTTACGTGAAGCAACTATTTTGGGTCTTGTTGGTGCTGGTGGTATTGGAGCACCAATGATTTTTGCTCTGAGTGCTTATCATTGGCATCAAGTTGGTGCCATACTAATTGGATTGTTCCTATTAGTTTTTATTGTTGAAATTTTATCAGATAAATTGCGCCAAAAGATTTTACATGGGTAA
- a CDS encoding bifunctional metallophosphatase/5'-nucleotidase, translated as MKQFKLYYTSDVHGYLLPTDYIKKGNQPLGLSNVAANFKKDGNTIIIDGGDMYQGSPMLQYLQKTHDIDAVTVAMNLAEYDYVTLGNHDFNFGYDTLQKHLTQLNATVIAENVVDKSGNTLYPAQVKVLENGTKVGLIGLVTDYINVWEKPEHLTGIMIESPLIKASHTIAKLRQEVDVVIGVYHGGYERDMVTGKVVSDTSENIAWQLTKELDLDVLLTGHQHGNVSPRVINGVLTLQMPNQAKMYAEIDGIKTDDQWEISAETKPAGVVSQANIVTALQPLQTQVENWLDQPIVQLDTGIPTQEPLFLAQYGNKILAWIANVQLQASQSDITLVSLNNNPSSLPKNLTLRNILQNYPFDNTLITKRVSGHDLRLSLEHTAKYFVLNNGQLVVNPEWLMPKVEHYNYDLAFGITYELDITRPMNERVTKLQYHDVDIEDKDEFTISMNNYRAVGGGNYQEYAQSKTILVGDQSIQDMLITFFKTNKHLSDSPKLQLKVKL; from the coding sequence ATGAAACAGTTTAAACTTTATTATACGTCTGATGTACATGGTTATTTATTGCCAACAGATTATATAAAAAAAGGAAATCAACCACTTGGGTTGAGCAATGTGGCAGCTAACTTTAAAAAAGATGGTAACACAATTATTATTGATGGTGGTGACATGTATCAGGGGTCGCCAATGTTACAGTATTTACAAAAAACACATGATATAGATGCAGTCACGGTCGCTATGAACTTGGCAGAATATGATTATGTGACACTTGGAAATCATGATTTTAATTTTGGCTATGATACATTACAAAAGCATTTGACGCAATTAAATGCAACGGTCATTGCCGAAAATGTGGTTGACAAGTCTGGTAACACGCTATATCCTGCCCAAGTTAAGGTATTGGAAAATGGCACTAAAGTAGGGTTAATAGGTTTGGTGACAGATTACATCAATGTCTGGGAGAAACCAGAACATTTGACAGGGATAATGATTGAATCACCTCTCATCAAAGCATCACATACCATAGCAAAATTACGTCAAGAAGTAGATGTCGTGATTGGTGTGTACCATGGTGGATATGAACGAGACATGGTGACGGGAAAAGTTGTGAGCGACACATCAGAAAATATTGCGTGGCAATTGACGAAGGAACTTGATTTAGACGTATTATTAACAGGTCATCAGCACGGCAACGTTTCCCCACGTGTTATTAATGGTGTATTGACCTTACAAATGCCTAATCAGGCAAAGATGTATGCCGAAATTGATGGCATCAAAACAGATGACCAATGGGAAATAAGCGCTGAAACAAAGCCAGCTGGCGTAGTTAGCCAAGCCAACATAGTAACTGCCTTGCAACCTTTACAGACTCAAGTAGAAAATTGGTTAGATCAACCCATTGTGCAACTAGATACTGGTATTCCAACACAAGAACCTTTATTTTTAGCACAATATGGGAATAAAATTTTAGCTTGGATTGCTAATGTGCAGTTACAGGCATCACAATCAGACATTACTTTAGTGAGTCTAAATAATAATCCATCAAGCTTACCGAAGAACTTAACACTGCGAAATATCTTACAGAATTATCCGTTTGACAATACATTGATAACTAAGCGTGTCAGTGGCCACGATTTGCGTTTGAGTTTGGAGCATACTGCAAAGTATTTCGTATTAAATAATGGTCAATTAGTCGTTAATCCTGAGTGGTTAATGCCAAAAGTGGAACATTATAATTACGATCTTGCTTTTGGCATTACGTATGAATTGGATATCACGCGTCCCATGAATGAGCGGGTTACAAAGTTGCAATACCATGATGTTGATATAGAAGATAAAGACGAATTTACTATTTCGATGAACAACTATCGGGCAGTGGGTGGTGGCAATTATCAAGAATATGCACAATCAAAAACAATTTTAGTCGGCGATCAATCAATACAAGATATGTTAATAACGTTTTTTAAGACAAACAAACATCTATCTGATTCACCTAAATTGCAATTAAAGGTGAAATTATAA
- the phnE gene encoding phosphonate ABC transporter, permease protein PhnE, with translation MKLYDKLFDAEKFTLTNGKTVSQKFTRMPLIILLLLIGITVSVWVTGFSLTMLFTNITGFWQILASMFPPKLSYFFQVWRPLLMTIQMSFFGSFFGSLMALPFAVLAASNITNNRVINLVVRFILTVVRTIPTLVSALIATYIFGLGTFAGTVAIFLFSFSFVGKQLFEYIETVDMGAYEALTATGADTPRAFVTTIFPQILPTYLSTALFAFEGNVRYAAILGYVGAGGIGMILNEKIGWREFQSVGMILLSIFVAVVIIETVSQQLRKYLS, from the coding sequence ATGAAATTGTATGATAAATTATTTGACGCTGAGAAATTTACGCTTACTAATGGAAAAACAGTATCCCAAAAGTTTACACGTATGCCGTTAATCATCTTATTGTTACTAATTGGTATCACAGTGTCTGTGTGGGTAACAGGATTTAGTTTAACAATGTTATTTACTAATATTACTGGTTTTTGGCAAATACTTGCTAGTATGTTTCCACCTAAATTGTCTTACTTCTTTCAAGTGTGGCGTCCTTTATTAATGACAATTCAAATGTCCTTTTTTGGTTCTTTTTTTGGTTCATTGATGGCGTTACCATTTGCTGTATTGGCTGCCAGTAATATTACAAATAATCGCGTAATAAACCTTGTTGTGCGTTTTATTTTAACTGTTGTACGTACGATACCAACATTAGTGTCTGCGCTGATTGCGACTTATATCTTTGGATTAGGCACATTTGCTGGAACAGTCGCTATTTTCTTATTTAGTTTTTCATTTGTTGGAAAGCAACTATTTGAATATATTGAAACTGTTGATATGGGCGCCTATGAGGCTTTAACGGCAACGGGAGCTGACACACCACGTGCATTTGTGACAACAATTTTCCCACAAATTTTACCAACTTATTTATCAACAGCGCTATTTGCATTCGAAGGAAATGTGCGTTATGCAGCCATTCTTGGGTATGTGGGTGCTGGTGGCATTGGTATGATTTTGAATGAAAAAATTGGTTGGCGGGAATTTCAAAGTGTCGGCATGATTCTGCTATCAATCTTTGTGGCTGTAGTCATTATTGAAACTGTGAGTCAACAATTACGAAAGTATTTAAGTTAG
- a CDS encoding F0F1 ATP synthase subunit epsilon — translation MADETATVATTGITVQIVTPVGEVYNEKNIELAIVNTQGGQIGIMRKHVPLLAALTINELLIKSNGQTETLAVNGGIAEFSNDLLTVVADSAETSGNIDLTRAENAKERAETRIAHAQNDNNDAELLRARVALMRAVNRIHVAAIRQGK, via the coding sequence ATGGCAGATGAAACAGCGACTGTAGCAACGACGGGTATCACAGTGCAAATTGTGACACCTGTTGGTGAAGTTTATAATGAGAAAAACATTGAATTGGCTATTGTAAATACACAAGGTGGACAAATTGGTATTATGCGCAAGCATGTACCGTTGTTGGCTGCTTTGACAATCAATGAACTGCTGATTAAAAGTAACGGTCAAACGGAAACGTTAGCTGTTAACGGCGGGATTGCTGAATTTTCTAACGATCTGTTGACTGTTGTCGCAGATAGTGCTGAAACATCTGGTAATATTGATCTGACACGTGCTGAAAATGCAAAAGAACGTGCTGAAACACGGATTGCACATGCACAAAATGATAACAACGATGCAGAATTATTACGTGCTCGAGTTGCTTTGATGCGTGCGGTAAACCGGATCCATGTTGCCGCAATTAGACAAGGTAAATAA
- the phnC gene encoding phosphonate ABC transporter ATP-binding protein, protein MIKFEHVSKTYPNGVKGLQDINLEIQDGEFIGIIGMSGAGKSTFIRTINRLNDITEGQLTVDGVEISGLKGKNLRQYRRKVGMIFQSYNLVPRISVIKNVLSSLVPDMPIMRVMFGLFSKEDKIKALEALDRVSMLDKAFVRTDQLSGGQQQRVSLARTLAQNPSVLLADEPVAALDPVTAHEVMDDFKRINEELGQTVLINIHHVDLALEYSKRIIGIRSGKIVYDGPVSGITKDMLDLIYSKDGADK, encoded by the coding sequence ATGATTAAATTTGAACATGTTTCAAAAACATATCCCAACGGTGTAAAGGGATTGCAAGATATTAATTTAGAAATTCAAGATGGTGAATTTATCGGTATTATTGGTATGTCTGGTGCTGGTAAGTCAACGTTTATTCGTACAATCAATCGTTTGAATGATATCACTGAGGGACAACTAACCGTTGATGGTGTAGAAATTTCTGGCTTAAAAGGTAAAAACTTACGTCAGTATCGTCGCAAGGTGGGCATGATTTTTCAGTCTTATAATTTAGTGCCACGTATTTCAGTTATTAAAAATGTCTTAAGTTCTTTGGTGCCAGACATGCCTATTATGCGTGTTATGTTTGGATTATTCTCAAAAGAAGATAAAATCAAGGCTTTAGAAGCATTGGATCGTGTGTCCATGTTAGACAAAGCTTTTGTTCGTACAGACCAGTTATCTGGTGGGCAACAGCAACGTGTATCATTAGCTAGAACGTTAGCACAAAATCCTAGTGTGTTATTGGCAGATGAACCAGTTGCTGCTTTAGATCCGGTGACGGCACATGAAGTCATGGATGATTTTAAACGTATTAATGAAGAGCTGGGTCAAACAGTATTAATTAATATTCATCATGTAGATTTGGCTTTAGAATATTCTAAACGTATTATTGGCATTCGTTCTGGAAAAATCGTTTACGATGGTCCCGTCTCAGGCATTACCAAGGATATGTTAGATTTGATTTATAGTAAAGATGGAGCTGATAAATGA